In Nostoc sphaeroides, the genomic window CCAGTTGCTTTCGGCTTCACCTTGTTCTCCATTTACCCAATATGCAGCTGTGAGGGCGGCACGCACATCAGCAAATTTGGAGTATTTACGGGCGATATTTCGCATCTCACGGATTGCTTGCTCTTTTTTACCTGTTTCATAAAGAGCGAGAGCGTAGTTAGCACGGGCGAAAGCAAAATTTGGGGCTATCTCATTAGATTTTTTGTAGTCTGCGATCGCATCTTCCCATTTTCCTAAACCTGTTTTGGCATTTCCCCGATTGTTATACGCCATCGCATCGTTAGGATCGAGTTCTAAGACATGATTATAATCTGCGATCGCATCATCCCATTTTCCCATCCCTTCCAACGCCGCCCCCCGATTCAAATATGGATCGGTGACATTTGGTGCTAATTCTATCGCTTTGTTATAATCTTTCAGAGCTTCTTGCAATTTATTCTGACTCACCCGCGAATTTCCCCGGTTACTCCACGCCCCCGCATTAGTGGGAAATTGCTCAATAATCTTTGTCCAGTAAGTTTCAGCCGTCGCAAAATCACCTTGATTCGTCGCTGCAAAGGCTTGATTTGCCCACTCATCGCCTTGTTTTAACTGTTCTTGAGTAATGGCCGGTTGAGATTGTGCCATGACTGGAGTACCCCAGCCAAACACAAGTAACAGACTCAGAAAAATACTAATTAACTTAATCATTTAGGTTTACCTAATTTGTCATTTGTCACTTGTACTGAGCGACTTGTGCCGAGCGAAGCCGAGGTAAGCCGAAGTATTTGTCATTTGTCATTGAGCATGGAGCAGAGGAATGGAGTTCAAAGACTCATTAAAGGAGTTCAAAGACTCATTAAAGGAGTTCAAAGACTCATTAAAGGAGTTCAAAGACTCATTAAAGGAGTTCAAAGACTCATTAAAGGAGTTCAAAGACTCATTAAAGGAGTTCAAAGGCTCATTAAAGGAGTTCAAAGACTCATTAAAGGAGTTCAAAGACTCATTAAAGGAGTTCAAAGGCTCATTAAAGGAGTTCAAAGACTCATTAAAGGAGTTCAAAGCCCAATGCCCCATGCCCAATGCCCATAATTACCAAGAAGGGGAAAAGGGGAAGGGGAAAGGGGGAAAGGGCACAGAATTTAGAACTTTTCCCCACAAGGTATAAAGCCCACTTCGGCTACGCTCAGTGCATCGCCTGTCTTAATTGCGGAGAACAAAAAAAGAAGATTTTACCCGCCACGTAGTGCGATAAAAATCAGTGTCCATATTTGAAACCCCTGCTTTTAAGTCACTGGTTCCCTTTCCCCTTTCCCCTTTCCCCCTTTCCCTTTCTTCATAATAATGACAATTGTTCATTAGGCGGTGTAAACCCCAAATGCTTATATGCTGCCTTAGTTGCCATTCTCCCACGATGAGTCCGAGTTAAATACCCAATCTGCATCAGGTAAGGTTCATACACCTCTTCAATTGTTTGAGTATCTTCACCTGTCGTTGCTGCCATTGTTTCCAACCCCACTGGCCCGCCATTAAATTGTTCAATTATCACACTCAGCATTTGCCGATCTGTCCAATCTAAACCGCAAGGATCTACTTGGAATAGTTGCAGTGCTTCCGATGCGATGGTTTCATTAATCTCCCCAGATATTTTTACTTCCGCATAATCACGCACCCGTTTTAGTAGCCTATTAGCAATCCGTGGCGTTCCGCGTGAACGACGGGCAATTTCTGTGGCACCATCTTCTGTAATTGGGGTTTTGAGTAATTGAGCGGTTCGCAGTACAATTTGAGTCAGTTCGTCAACTTCGTAAAATCGCAGTTTTTGAATTAAACCGAAGCGATCGCGCAGTGGTGAAGTTAAAGCGCCGACACGGGTTGTAGCACCCACTAGGGTAAACTTTGATAGCGGCAAACTTCTAATCCGAGCGCTAGAACCCTTACCAATAGTAATATCTAACCGATAATCTTCCATCGCCGGATAGAGAATTTCCTCTGTCATCCGCGAGAGGCGATGAATTTCATCAACAAATAAAATATCACCTGGTTTCATATTCACCAGTAGCCCAACAATATCCCGTGGACGTTCTAGGGCTGGCGCACTGGTAATTTTGTAATTTACCCCCATTTCCGATGCTAAAATCATTGCCATTGTGGTTTTTCCCAATCCCGGCGGCCCATACAGCAGCAAATGATCCAGCACCTCACCACGAGACTTGGCTGCTTTGATGGCAATATCTAGCACATCCTTTAAATCTTTTTGCCCAATGTAATCAGCAAATCGGTGTGGCCGAATACCCTCTTCCTGCTGTTCTTGTTCATCAATAGCAGCTTCAGGCTTCAGAATATTTTCTGTGGATGGTGCTTTCGCCGACTCTCGAAGCTGCTTTGGTTCTCCGTTGGGTTCTGGAGGCTGTTTTTTCGAGGAGATTATCGCCATAATTCAGCTATCTACTTTTAAGGGACTAGGTTTTCGGGGACTGGGGATTGGGGACTGGGGACTGGGGACTGGGGACTGGGGACTGGGGACTGGGGACTGGGGATTAGGGGGAGAATAAATAACTCCTAACTCCTAACTCCTAACTCAACACTCTCTTTGCCCAATACCCGTGAAAATTTTAGTTTGAGAATACCCGCGCCAATTTAAAATTTAAATTCCGGTCAATTACCCAGAAGTACAAAAGTTATTATGTTATCTAAAAGAATCTTACCGTGCTTAGATGTAAAGGCGGGACGGGTTGTAAAAGGAGTTAACTTTGTTAATCTCCAAGATGCAGGCGATCCGGTAGAACTGGCCAAGGTTTACAACGAAGCCGGTGCTGATGAGTTAGTATTTCTGGATATTACAGCTACTCATGAAGACCGAGCTACAATTTTAGATGTAGTCTACCGAACTGCTGAACAGGTCTTTATTCCATTGACTGTGGGTGGTGGCATTCAATCCTTAGAAAATGTTAAAGCTTTGTTACGAGCGGGCGCAGATAAGGTTAGTATTAATTCTGCGGCGGTGCGTGATCCAGAGTTGATTAATCGGGCCAGCGATCGCTTTGGTAATCAGTGCATAGTTGTTGCAATTGATGCCAGACGCAGAAATAACCCGGAGAATCCAGGTTGGGATGTGTATGTGCGGGGTGGCAGGGAAAATACAGGCTTAGATGCTCTACTGTGGGCACAAGAAGTTGAAAAACGGGGGGCCGGTGAACTGCTAGTAACAAGTATGGATGCTGATGGAACCCAAGCTGGGTATGACATTGAGATCACACGGGCAATTGCCAATGCTGTAGAAATTCCAGTTATTGCTTCAGGTGGTGCAGGTAATTGTGAACATATCTACACAGCCCTAACCCAAGGCAAAGCTGAAGCAGCATTACTCGCATCTCTGTTACATTACGGACAATTAAGCGTAGCAGAAATCAAAAATTACTTGCGCGATCGCAACGTGCCAGTAAGAATATTATCTTGAACCACAATTTACTACTTATTGACATCTATCTAAGGTTGGGCACACTTCCTGAAAAGGGTGTTAATATTATTTTACAAGTATTAACAATTATTAAAAAATATGTTGCTTCCTATTTTACTTTTTGATGTCGCCCTGGTGGCGTGGTCACTGCACTTAATGGAAAAAGCCTACGAGAGTAAAGAATTTTCTCTCATGTTGGCTGGTACATTAGTTGCTCTGGCTGCTGCTGCCATGTTAGTAGTTTACTTTTTGATGGGGCACTGTATGACCTATTTGTTGCAAGTTTCGTTGTAATTGCCCAGTGGTTGAGGAGATATTAAAAATTTATTTTTCACAAAAAGCTTGACAAAGTACCAATAATTAAGTGAATATGTATAATGGATTATAAGGGGTTATAGCGCAGTTGGTAGCGCACCTCAATGGCATTGAGGGGGTCAGCGGTTCGAATCCGCTTAGCTCCATTATTAATATCTTAATTCTCTTTACTAACCGAGAGAGTTATAAAAGTTTTCAGAAGGTTTTAAATGCTTGTTTACCTAGCCAGTCTCGAAAGTTGGAATGATAGAGACTGTAATGGGTTTCTGAGGCGATTTTTTGTTGTTGTAAGAACTCTAGCCAATTTTCTAGCACTTCTTCGACTTCATACTCATCAGTATCAATGATTTGTGCGATCGCTGCGGTGGTCTGCGCCAAAGCTTCCACTGATATTGCTTTTTGCTGCTGTATTAAGACATTTAACACATCTGTGCTATGTTCCGTGTCTTGTTCGGGTGGAAACATTTTGTGTAAATGCTGCTGATAATATGCTTCTAAACCAGGCGGGAGTTGATTGGACTCGAAAGATTCCGGGTAGAAATTTTCTGCGATCGCATCTATGATCTGGCTAACATACATAAAATTATCTTCGCTCAAAGTGGTGATGCGATCGCAGAATTCTTGCTCATTAATCTGGTGATTACTCAGCCAAGATTTAAGACTTGACCTCTCCCCCAACCCCTCCCCTACAAGGGGAGGGGAGTAATCTTGTCCCCCCCTTCCCTCGTAGGGAAGGGGGGTTAGGGGGGTTAGGTAATTTTGAATATATGCTTGAATATCCCGCCGATTTTCTTCTGGATAATCTGCTAAATCAAGACTTTGCGACGGTGTTTCAATTAATAAACCCGACTTCTCGCGCAAGAAAGGTCTACGAGTGAGGAGGAAATAGACTTTATCCGGGAGATAGCGGGGGAGATAAAACAGATTTGTACTGGGTGGTTGGCTGTTGCGGTCAATGCAATTCAACCCATCAATGGCAATTATCAGTTTTTGATGAGGTTCTAACTCATCGCTGATTTGCTGGAGAAGACTAGAGAAAAACCAACTTCCCTCTGTGGCGTTATCTGGGAGAGAGGTGTAATTAAGCGAGTATTGATTAATGAGTTGCGTGCAGATATTTATGAGAAATTCGTCAGCACGATTTTTACCCTCAAGTTCGGCATTGTAATAAATAACTTGAGGATTGTTTGTCACATATTTGGCGAGGATGGCACTTTTACCGCTACCGGGTGCGCCAATGATAGTGAAGTAACCGTGGCGATCGCGGTCGAGAAAGTTATTAATAGCCGTGAAGACAAATTCACGACCGACAAAGTTTTGGCTTTTTTCTTGAATGATTTGCTTAAATTCCCTTGGATGTCCTCTGAGATGATTAGTAGTGGGTGGTCTGGGTGGTGAATTCATAGTTATTTTTGTACCTATTCTCCAGCCTGTTGTTTAAGCAAATTCACTAAAGTATCAGATAACCATAAACCTGCATCACGTAAAGCTTGAATTCCGGGAGATACGCTTAAAATTATGCCGCGTCGTTTTGCTAGTACTAGTAAGCCTCCTGTGCCAATAGTAGTAATGCCCAGCGATTGACCGCAACGCCTTGCGGCTCTATCATCAACAATGGCTGCACAATCTAAAGTTTCCAAAGCTAGACTTAATACTTGTGACTCTCCTAAACCCAAATCCCAAGCAGCAACTTCAGGAGTTACAGCCGTAATTTTCACTACTTGTATCCAAGAAACGCTGGGTAATTGTCTTGATGCCGCATCATCTTCTCCTGCTGAGGTAACTTCTGTAAAAACACCTTCTGGAACTATGATTTCTTTGAATAGTTGTGGGAGTAATTCTGCTTGTTTACTTTTAAACAGCACAATCAGAGGTGAAGAGTTGATAATAATGTGCTTAATCGACATTTGCGATTTCTTGGGCTAGTTCTTCTGGAGTATATTGCATAAAATCAACTCGGTAACGCGATAAAGCATTAATAAACTCTGCGCGTGTTAGTCCAGCCACTTCTGCTGCTTTTGCTTGAGATATTTCGCCTAACTCATACCATTTTACTGCGGCAGCGATTCGCATTTCTTGAACGAATTCTTCAGGGTTCTTGCGGAGTGCCGAGAATACCGTTGATGGTAATTGGATTGGTACTGTTTTCATGGAAGACTCCTATTTGCTTAATATTATGTTGAATTAGGAGAAAAGTAGAAGTTCTGAGCTAGTGGAAAAGAAAAAATATCGCCACCATTCGCTAGAATATTTATCCCCATTCTCTATTTTGGAGAATAATTAAAAGATAAGGCAAGACTGGGGGTATCATGACTGTGCAGTTATTAAGACGAAAATTCACGGTTGAGCAATATCAGAAAATGCTTGAGTCGGGGATTCTCACAGAAGATGACCGAGTGGAATTGATACGGGGAGAGATTATAGAGATGTCGCCTATTGGGACAAAACACGCGGCTTGTGTAAATCGCCTGATTAATCTGTTGGTGCAGTTGTTAGGTAAGCGCGTCATAGTTGCGGCTCAAAATCCAGTTGCATTAAACAATAACTCACAACCTCAGCCAGATGTAGCATTACTCAAACCCCGTGATGATTTTTACGCCACTGCACACCCCCAACCCCAGGATATTTTTTTATTAATTGAAGTATCTGATTCGACTGTGATGTATGACCGGGAAGAGAAAATTCCTTTATATGCAGAAGCAAACATAATTGAAGTTTGGTTAGTAGATATTAACGAGCAAATTGTGGAAGTTTATCAACAATCAACAGCCGCAGGATATCAGCTTATGCAAAAGTTCGCTGGCGGTCAAAGTTTATCAATTAAAGCCTTAAGCGATGTGAATATTACCGTCAATGAAATCCTTGGCAGATAAAATTACTTCTCCTTTGATTCCTCTCTCATCCCTTCAAGGCGCAAAAAATGCACTCTACCCGATTGTTCTCCTGCCACAATTGTCATGCGATCGGGTGTAACTGCACAGCAATTAATGGAACTTTCCCCTATGAAGGTGGCAATGACCTCCCCTGTTGCCAGATTCCAGACTTTCAGGGTGTTGTCAGAGGAGGCAGAAATCATCTGTTGCCCATTGGGGGTGACGGCAACGGCATTTACTGAGTCACGATGACCTTTGAGGGTGAATAGTTCCTCCCCTGTTACTAGATTCCAGACTTTCAGGGTGTTGTCACGGGAGGCAGAAATCACCTGTTGCCCATTGGGGGTGACTGCGACTGCATTTACTGAAAAATTATGACCATTGAGGGTGAATAGTGCCTCCCCTGTTTCCAGATTCCAGACTTTCAGGGTGTTGTCATCAGATGCGGAAATCACCTGTTGCCCATTGGGGGTGACTGCGACTGCATTTACTGAAAAATTATGACCAGTCAGGGTAGCAAGTTCCTGACCTGTTAAACGATTCCAGATTTTAAGAGTATTGTCCACTGAACCAGAAATCACCTGTTTGCCATCAGGGGTAACAGCTACTGTATTTACTGAAGCAAAATGACCAGTAAGGGTAGCAAGTTCCTGACCTGTTAGACGATTCCAGATTTTAAGAGTATTGTCCAC contains:
- a CDS encoding tetratricopeptide repeat protein — protein: MIKLISIFLSLLLVFGWGTPVMAQSQPAITQEQLKQGDEWANQAFAATNQGDFATAETYWTKIIEQFPTNAGAWSNRGNSRVSQNKLQEALKDYNKAIELAPNVTDPYLNRGAALEGMGKWDDAIADYNHVLELDPNDAMAYNNRGNAKTGLGKWEDAIADYKKSNEIAPNFAFARANYALALYETGKKEQAIREMRNIARKYSKFADVRAALTAAYWVNGEQGEAESNWVAAYGLDSRYKDIDWVKNIRRWPPSLVTALDKFLKIQ
- the ruvB gene encoding Holliday junction branch migration DNA helicase RuvB; its protein translation is MAIISSKKQPPEPNGEPKQLRESAKAPSTENILKPEAAIDEQEQQEEGIRPHRFADYIGQKDLKDVLDIAIKAAKSRGEVLDHLLLYGPPGLGKTTMAMILASEMGVNYKITSAPALERPRDIVGLLVNMKPGDILFVDEIHRLSRMTEEILYPAMEDYRLDITIGKGSSARIRSLPLSKFTLVGATTRVGALTSPLRDRFGLIQKLRFYEVDELTQIVLRTAQLLKTPITEDGATEIARRSRGTPRIANRLLKRVRDYAEVKISGEINETIASEALQLFQVDPCGLDWTDRQMLSVIIEQFNGGPVGLETMAATTGEDTQTIEEVYEPYLMQIGYLTRTHRGRMATKAAYKHLGFTPPNEQLSLL
- the hisF gene encoding imidazole glycerol phosphate synthase subunit HisF gives rise to the protein MLSKRILPCLDVKAGRVVKGVNFVNLQDAGDPVELAKVYNEAGADELVFLDITATHEDRATILDVVYRTAEQVFIPLTVGGGIQSLENVKALLRAGADKVSINSAAVRDPELINRASDRFGNQCIVVAIDARRRNNPENPGWDVYVRGGRENTGLDALLWAQEVEKRGAGELLVTSMDADGTQAGYDIEITRAIANAVEIPVIASGGAGNCEHIYTALTQGKAEAALLASLLHYGQLSVAEIKNYLRDRNVPVRILS
- a CDS encoding ATP-binding protein — encoded protein: MNSPPRPPTTNHLRGHPREFKQIIQEKSQNFVGREFVFTAINNFLDRDRHGYFTIIGAPGSGKSAILAKYVTNNPQVIYYNAELEGKNRADEFLINICTQLINQYSLNYTSLPDNATEGSWFFSSLLQQISDELEPHQKLIIAIDGLNCIDRNSQPPSTNLFYLPRYLPDKVYFLLTRRPFLREKSGLLIETPSQSLDLADYPEENRRDIQAYIQNYLTPLTPLPYEGRGGQDYSPPLVGEGLGERSSLKSWLSNHQINEQEFCDRITTLSEDNFMYVSQIIDAIAENFYPESFESNQLPPGLEAYYQQHLHKMFPPEQDTEHSTDVLNVLIQQQKAISVEALAQTTAAIAQIIDTDEYEVEEVLENWLEFLQQQKIASETHYSLYHSNFRDWLGKQAFKTF
- a CDS encoding DUF3368 domain-containing protein; translation: MSIKHIIINSSPLIVLFKSKQAELLPQLFKEIIVPEGVFTEVTSAGEDDAASRQLPSVSWIQVVKITAVTPEVAAWDLGLGESQVLSLALETLDCAAIVDDRAARRCGQSLGITTIGTGGLLVLAKRRGIILSVSPGIQALRDAGLWLSDTLVNLLKQQAGE
- a CDS encoding UPF0175 family protein; the encoded protein is MKTVPIQLPSTVFSALRKNPEEFVQEMRIAAAVKWYELGEISQAKAAEVAGLTRAEFINALSRYRVDFMQYTPEELAQEIANVD
- a CDS encoding Uma2 family endonuclease produces the protein MTVQLLRRKFTVEQYQKMLESGILTEDDRVELIRGEIIEMSPIGTKHAACVNRLINLLVQLLGKRVIVAAQNPVALNNNSQPQPDVALLKPRDDFYATAHPQPQDIFLLIEVSDSTVMYDREEKIPLYAEANIIEVWLVDINEQIVEVYQQSTAAGYQLMQKFAGGQSLSIKALSDVNITVNEILGR